CGCCAAAGGCTGGATGGAAGGTAAAGAAGTACCGGGCTACCGCGAAGAGGCTAAAGTTGATCCGCAATCAAACACCGAGACTTTTGCTGCCATTAAGTTCTTTGTTGATAACTGGCGCTGGCAGGGTGTACCGTTTTACCTGCGTACAGGCAAACGTTTGCACCAATCGGCATCTGTTATTACCATTCAGTTCAGAGATGTGCCGCACAAAGTATTCCCTTCAGAAACATCTGAAAGTTGGGCACAAAACAGGCTGATCATCAGCATCCAACCGGAGATGAGCATCAGATTGCAAGTACAGGCTAAACGCCCTGGTCTGGATATGATCCTGAACCCGGTTGATATGGTGTTTGACTATAAAGGTACCTATAGCAACCAGACGCCAGAGGCTTATGAAACCCTGTTGCTGGATACCATGATGGGCGACCAAACGCTGTTTATGCGTGGCGACCAGGTGGAGAGTGCATGGGAACTGGTTATGCCGATATTGAACACATGGCAGAACAAAAAGAGCCTGAGCTTCCCGAACTATTCGGCTGATTCATGGGGACCGGAAAGCGCCGAGGCATTGATTGCCCGCGATGGTTTCCACTGGTTTACCCTGCCGTTGACGAGTAAGAAGTAATTAATAATACAATTGGGAGACGCAATTATGCGTCTCTACGGATAAAACTGTAGAGACACATATTTGTGTCTCCCTTGTTATAAGCCTACATTTAAAATTGAAAACATGTCTGTAAAATTGAACATATCTGCCTCCGAGGCCGATGTATTGCGCAGCCTGGCCGAGCATTTTGTAGCCACCGGCAAAGATGCTATTGATCATCATGGCCGCTATTCGGTATCGCTGTCTGGAGGATCTTCACCTAAAAAACTGTATGAACTGCTGGTGTCAGACTATGCTACTGCGTTAGACTGGACCAAGGTTGATTTCTTCTTCGGTGATGAGCGTAACGTACCCCGCGACGATAAAAACAGCAATTACCTGATGGCTAAAACGGCGCTGTTTGAGCCATTGCAGATTGCCGATGCACAGGTGTTCCCTATCAAAACAGAATTTGGTCCGGAGGCCGCTGCGGAGGCTTATACCGATGCGATCAACACTTATTTCAAAAGCGAATCGCCACAGTTTGATTTGATGTTGCTGGGTCTGGGCGATAACTCACACACGGCGTCGTTATTCCCTTACACTCCTGTATTACATGATACTTCGGTATCGGTAAGAGCGCTGTATATTGACGAGGTTAAAATGTACCGCATCACAATGACGGCCGCGTTAATTAACCTGTCGCGCCACATTGCGTTCCTCGTTTACGGTGCGGGCAAAGCAGAAGCTATTAAACACATTCTGGAAGACGATCTGGATATCGAGCTTTATCCGGCTCAGTTGATTACCCAGGACGGCGATGTACAGTGGTTTATGGATGAGCCAGCTGCTGCTGCTTTGAGTAAGAAATAGGTATATTCCTATAATTCCCATGTCATTTCGACCAACGGGAGAACTACTCTCTTGAACGAAGTGAAAAAATCTTAACCCCCATGCCTGTCATGTGGACAAGCCAAACGTCTAAGATTTATCAGTCGCCCTTACGCGCTTTCCCTCCGCTGCTTCTTCGAAATGACAATCGGTATAAAACGAGAAAGGCGATGATGATTCATCGCCTTTCTCGTTTTATACAGTTGTCATTTCGA
This region of Mucilaginibacter yixingensis genomic DNA includes:
- the pgl gene encoding 6-phosphogluconolactonase — protein: MSVKLNISASEADVLRSLAEHFVATGKDAIDHHGRYSVSLSGGSSPKKLYELLVSDYATALDWTKVDFFFGDERNVPRDDKNSNYLMAKTALFEPLQIADAQVFPIKTEFGPEAAAEAYTDAINTYFKSESPQFDLMLLGLGDNSHTASLFPYTPVLHDTSVSVRALYIDEVKMYRITMTAALINLSRHIAFLVYGAGKAEAIKHILEDDLDIELYPAQLITQDGDVQWFMDEPAAAALSKK